The following proteins come from a genomic window of Megalobrama amblycephala isolate DHTTF-2021 linkage group LG1, ASM1881202v1, whole genome shotgun sequence:
- the LOC125244551 gene encoding gastrula zinc finger protein XlCGF57.1-like → MALKEVSRELNEKEEEKHYNLMTEERSKQVSSQKGAQKTETKSYFTCQQSGKTFNQHRNLQVHLRVHTRESPFTCQQCGKSFTLKDKLIVHMRNHTGEKPYTCRQCGKSFSQKGSLTDHMRTHTGEKPHTCQECGKSFTQKGNLKGHMRIHIKENPFTCQQCGKSFNRKGSLKIHMRIHTGEKPYTCQECGQSFSQKGSLTDHMRIHTGEKPHTCQECGKSFTQKGNLKGHMRIHIKENPFTCQQCGKSFNRKGSLKVHMRIHTGEKPHTCQQCGNSFRDKGNLTAHMSTHTGEKRHTCQECGKSFNRKKGLIVHMNNHTRASPFTCQQCGKSFTKKGSLKVHMRIHTGEKPYTCQQCGKSFNETGNLKVHMRIHTGEKPHTCQECGKSFSWKKSLKAHMSTHTGEKP, encoded by the coding sequence ATGGCACTGAAAGAAGTGAGTCGTGAACTTAATGAAAAAGAAGAGGAAAAACATTATAATTTGATGACTGAAGAAAGATCAAAACAGGTTTCCTCACAAAAAGGAGCTCAAAAGACAGAAACTAAAAGTTATTTTACCTGCCAACAGAGTGGAAAGACTTTTAATCAACATAGAAACCTTCAAGTCCACTTGAGAGTTCACACTAGAGAGAGTCCCTTCActtgccaacaatgtggaaagagtttcacacttAAAGACAAGCTTATAGTCCATATGAGAaatcacactggagaaaagccttacacttgccgacaatgtggaaagagtttcagtcaaaaaggaagccttacagaccacatgagaactcacactggagaaaagcctcatacctgtcaagagtgtggaaagagtttcacacaaaaaggaaaccttaaaggccacatgagaattcacattAAAGAGAACccattcacctgccaacagtgtggaaagagtttcaatcgaaaaggaagccttaaaatccacatgagaattcacactggagaaaagccttacacctgtcaagagtgtggacagagtttcagtcaaaaaggaagccttacagaccacatgagaattcacactggagaaaagcctcatacctgtcaagagtgtggaaagagtttcacacaaaaaggaaaccttaaaggccacatgagaattcacattAAAGAGAACccattcacctgccaacagtgtggaaagagtttcaatcgaaaaggaagccttaaagtccacatgagaattcacactggagaaaagcctcacacctgccaacagtgtggaaataGTTTCCGTGACAAAGGAAACCTTACAGCCCACATGAgcactcacactggagaaaagcgtcatacctgtcaagagtgtggaaagagtttcaatcgAAAAAAAGGCCTTATAGTCCACATGAATAATCACACTAGAGCGAGCCCATTTACctgtcaacagtgtggaaagagtttcacaaaaaaaggaagccttaaagtccacatgagaattcacactggagaaaagccttacacctgccaacagtgtggaaagagttttaatgAGACAGGAAACCTTAaggtccacatgagaattcacactggagaaaagcctcatacctgtcaagagtgtggaaagagtttcagttgGAAAAAAAGCCTTAAAGCCCACATGAgcactcacactggagaaaagccttaa